From the Primulina tabacum isolate GXHZ01 chromosome 3, ASM2559414v2, whole genome shotgun sequence genome, one window contains:
- the LOC142540551 gene encoding transcription factor TCP2-like, whose product MELVEIPRISCSGGKADVQCNADEEEEREPKRRSAARVVDLGGGVGRFYGWPSSRIVRVSRASGGKDRHSKVLTVKGLRDRRVRLSVNTAIQFYDLQDRLGYDQPSKALEWLLNAAASSIQELPSISNLFPDSPKQLSDEKKSSTGGGDNIGFDSAEIHMNGGDYQNYHHPQRKASKSSACTSPSEASEGSGLSLSRSESRIKAWNQANKRNSTEERDKENISLVSLNPISEHTSFTELLSGGGGRGAANESHFLQKSPKQWSSAPMDYLLSGLLGPPATPVASPLFSLGADHHQELQHFSFVPDHLVSVVNAAAAGEKNVDNSNRQNGSNAYNLNFTMSSSATSSGLSGLNRGTLQSNSSSPSLLPQLQRFPPIHGPPSFFIGTAVPVENHNQLLSGFDARLQLYYGDAHVNNNGRQSGQKGKEKN is encoded by the coding sequence ATGGAGTTAGTTGAAATTCCAAGAATCAGCTGTTCTGGTGGAAAGGCCGATGTTCAGTGTAACGCAGATGAAGAAGAAGAGAGAGAGCCCAAAAGGCGGAGTGCCGCTCGTGTTGTAGATCTCGGTGGTGGCGTTGGTAGGTTCTATGGCTGGCCTTCTTCAAGAATCGTCAGGGTTTCCAGGGCCTCCGGTGGGAAAGATAGGCACAGCAAAGTTTTGACGGTAAAGGGGCTTAGAGACCGCCGGGTGCGGCTCTCCGTCAACACTGCAATCCAATTCTATGATTTACAAGATCGTTTGGGCTACGATCAGCCAAGCAAGGCACTGGAGTGGCTGCTGAACGCCGCAGCGAGTTCCATTCAGGAGCTGCCATCGATAAGCAATTTATTTCCCGACAGCCCTAAGCAGCTGAGCGACGAGAAGAAGTCTAGCACCGGCGGTGGTGATAATATTGGGTTCGACTCGGCTGAAATCCACATGAACGGCGGCGACTATCAGAATTACCATCATCCCCAGCGAAAAGCGTCCAAATCCTCTGCCTGCACTAGCCCATCTGAAGCTAGCGAAGGTTCTGGTTTATCACTTTCCAGATCTGAGAGCAGGATCAAAGCTTGGAACCAGGCCAACAAAAGAAATTCAACGGAAGAGAGAGACAAGGAAAACATTTCACTCGTTAGTTTGAACCCAATTTCTGAGCATACTTCTTTTACTGAACTCTTGAGCGGCGGAGGCGGCCGTGGTGCTGCAAACGAGTCACATTTCTTACAAAAGTCTCCGAAGCAGTGGTCCTCAGCTCCTATGGATTACTTACTCAGTGGTCTACTTGGCCCACCTGCAACACCTGTGGCTTCACCATTGTTCAGTTTAGGAGCGGACCACCATCAAGAACTGCAGCACTTCTCCTTTGTCCCAGACCACCTTGTCTCGGTTGTCAATGCTGCTGCTGCCGGAGAAAAAAATGTCGATAACAGTAACCGCCAAAACGGAAGTAATGCATACAACCTGAATTTCACTATGTCTTCTTCTGCTACTTCTTCAGGCCTTTCAGGCTTAAACAGGGGGACCCTTCAGTCCAATTCTTCCTCACCGTCTCTGCTGCCTCAACTCCAGAGGTTTCCTCCCATACACGGACCTCCAAGTTTTTTCATCGGCACCGCTGTGCCTGTCGAGAATCACAACCAGCTTCTATCTGGATTCGATGCCCGCCTGCAGCTTTATTATGGAGATGCTCATGTTAATAATAATGGGAGGCAATCTGGCCAGAAGGGAAAGGAAAAGAACTGA
- the LOC142540550 gene encoding putative lipid-A-disaccharide synthase, mitochondrial isoform X1 — MFLRSVWNVKIFKNVMFFQIMKRSVSCSARETVRDLASKDGELRVFVVAGEVSGDIIASRFMNSLKKLSALPVRFTGVGGLMMSKQGLKSLFPMEDLAIMGIWELLPHLSSFRVKLKETVKSALSFEPHVVLTVDSKGFSFRFLKHLRARYGQLGLACPRHFHFVAPSFWAWRGGEARLKGLTDFVDHVFCILPFEAEVCRSNGLLATFVGHPTLEDILELEVGKSTDQEWRVEGDGEKFRNVHGISSGSTIISVLPGSRLQEVTRMLPIFSHTLELLKNDFSGLTAVIYVAPNKQVEDYIRKAVGMWPVPVVLVPGVTSCIKYNAFSASRVALCASGTVAVELQLARLPCVVAYRAHILTEWFIRYKAKIPYISLPNIILNSAIIPEALFGACTPSHLALLLRDLMNDEGLCKKQMDAAGKFINALSPNNRVSRNLTEGEPALVEFAPSMIAASVVLNS, encoded by the exons ATGTTTCTCAGAAGTGTGTGGAATGTGAAGATCTTCAAGAATGTGATGTTTTTCCAGATAATGAAAAGATCGGTATCTTGTTCTGCCAGAGAAACCGTGAGAGATTTGGCCTCAAAAGACGGGGAACTCAGAGTTTTCGTAGTTGCTGGAGAAGTTTCTGGTGACATTATTGCATCGCGTTTCATGAACTCTTTGAAAAAGCTTTCTGCTTTGCCCGTTCGATTTACAGGTGTGGGCGG TCTGATGATGTCAAAACAAGGGTTGAAGTCTCTGTTTCCTATGGAAGATCTCGCAATAATGGGTATATGGGAGTTGTTACCACATCTTAGTAGCTTCAGG GTAAAGTTGAAAGAGACTGTGAAGTCCGCTCTCTCTTTTGAGCCTCATGTTGTGTTGACAGTAGATTCAAAAGGGTTTTCCTTTCGTTTTCTGAAGCATTTACGAG CTAGATATGGTCAGCTTGGGCTGGCTTGTCCTCGACATTTTCACTTTGTAGCACCATCATTCTGGGCCTGGAGAGGAGGTGAAGCTAGACTTAAAGGGCTTACAGACTTTGTGGATCATGTTTTCTGCATCCTTCCATTTGAGGCAGAAGTCTGTAGGTCAAATGGACTACTCGCAACATTTGTGGGTCACCCAACATTAGAAGATATTTTGGAACTTGAG GTTGGAAAAAGCACAGACCAAGAATGGAGGGTTGAAGGCGATGGAGAAAAATTCAGGAATGTGCATGGGATTTCGTCAG GATCCACAATCATATCAGTGCTCCCTGGAAGCAGATTGCAAGAGGTCACACGCATGCTTCCAATATTTTCACACACCTTGGAGCTACTTAAAAATGATTTCTCCGGGTTAACAGCAGTTATTTATGTGGCACCTAATAAGCAAGTGGAAGATTACATCAGGAAGGCTGTCGGTATGTGGCCAGTGCCAGTTGTTTTGGTACCAGGCGTCACATCCTGCATCAAGTATAATGCTTTCAGC GCAAGTCGAGTAGCATTATGCGCATCTGGGACAGTTGCAGTAGAGCTGCAGCTTGCACGATTACCATGTGTGGTTGCATATCGCGCCCATATCCTGACAGAATGGTTCATAAGATACAAAGCTAAAATACCTTACATCTCACTTCCTAACATTATCCTAAATTCAGCCATAATTCCTGAAGCTCTGTTTGGAGCATGCACTCCTTCACACTTGGCTCTTCTACTCAG GGACTTGATGAATGACGAGGGCCTCTGCAAAAAACAGATGGATGCTGCTGGTAAGTTCATCAATGCACTGAGTCCTAATAATAGAGTAAGTAGGAACTTAACAGAGGGAGAACCTGCACTCGTTGAGTTTGCACCAAGCATGATCGCAGCATCTGTAGTACTTAATTCTTGA
- the LOC142540550 gene encoding putative lipid-A-disaccharide synthase, mitochondrial isoform X2 has protein sequence MMSKQGLKSLFPMEDLAIMGIWELLPHLSSFRVKLKETVKSALSFEPHVVLTVDSKGFSFRFLKHLRARYGQLGLACPRHFHFVAPSFWAWRGGEARLKGLTDFVDHVFCILPFEAEVCRSNGLLATFVGHPTLEDILELEVGKSTDQEWRVEGDGEKFRNVHGISSGSTIISVLPGSRLQEVTRMLPIFSHTLELLKNDFSGLTAVIYVAPNKQVEDYIRKAVGMWPVPVVLVPGVTSCIKYNAFSASRVALCASGTVAVELQLARLPCVVAYRAHILTEWFIRYKAKIPYISLPNIILNSAIIPEALFGACTPSHLALLLRDLMNDEGLCKKQMDAAGKFINALSPNNRVSRNLTEGEPALVEFAPSMIAASVVLNS, from the exons ATGATGTCAAAACAAGGGTTGAAGTCTCTGTTTCCTATGGAAGATCTCGCAATAATGGGTATATGGGAGTTGTTACCACATCTTAGTAGCTTCAGG GTAAAGTTGAAAGAGACTGTGAAGTCCGCTCTCTCTTTTGAGCCTCATGTTGTGTTGACAGTAGATTCAAAAGGGTTTTCCTTTCGTTTTCTGAAGCATTTACGAG CTAGATATGGTCAGCTTGGGCTGGCTTGTCCTCGACATTTTCACTTTGTAGCACCATCATTCTGGGCCTGGAGAGGAGGTGAAGCTAGACTTAAAGGGCTTACAGACTTTGTGGATCATGTTTTCTGCATCCTTCCATTTGAGGCAGAAGTCTGTAGGTCAAATGGACTACTCGCAACATTTGTGGGTCACCCAACATTAGAAGATATTTTGGAACTTGAG GTTGGAAAAAGCACAGACCAAGAATGGAGGGTTGAAGGCGATGGAGAAAAATTCAGGAATGTGCATGGGATTTCGTCAG GATCCACAATCATATCAGTGCTCCCTGGAAGCAGATTGCAAGAGGTCACACGCATGCTTCCAATATTTTCACACACCTTGGAGCTACTTAAAAATGATTTCTCCGGGTTAACAGCAGTTATTTATGTGGCACCTAATAAGCAAGTGGAAGATTACATCAGGAAGGCTGTCGGTATGTGGCCAGTGCCAGTTGTTTTGGTACCAGGCGTCACATCCTGCATCAAGTATAATGCTTTCAGC GCAAGTCGAGTAGCATTATGCGCATCTGGGACAGTTGCAGTAGAGCTGCAGCTTGCACGATTACCATGTGTGGTTGCATATCGCGCCCATATCCTGACAGAATGGTTCATAAGATACAAAGCTAAAATACCTTACATCTCACTTCCTAACATTATCCTAAATTCAGCCATAATTCCTGAAGCTCTGTTTGGAGCATGCACTCCTTCACACTTGGCTCTTCTACTCAG GGACTTGATGAATGACGAGGGCCTCTGCAAAAAACAGATGGATGCTGCTGGTAAGTTCATCAATGCACTGAGTCCTAATAATAGAGTAAGTAGGAACTTAACAGAGGGAGAACCTGCACTCGTTGAGTTTGCACCAAGCATGATCGCAGCATCTGTAGTACTTAATTCTTGA
- the LOC142538443 gene encoding protein TIFY 5A-like, whose amino-acid sequence MEEDREMKSNCNLELRLGTPSVSDHSSHEYEYDHHDYNAAPEKKQLSIFYNGRIATCDVTEIQARAIIMLARRELDQETTPGPTATTTGLSMKRSLQRFLQKRKTRAQSTSPYTTVRYQYCKQ is encoded by the coding sequence ATGGAAGAAGATCGAGAAATGAAAAGCAACTGCAATCTGGAGCTGCGGCTTGGTACTCCTTCTGTATCTGACCATTCCtcgcatgaatatgaatatgatcaTCATGACTACAATGCTGCTCCTGAGAAGAAGCAGCTAAGTATTTTCTACAATGGAAGAATTGCTACTTGTGATGTCACGGAGATTCAGGCTCGAGCCATCATAATGCTGGCAAGACGAGAGCTTGATCAAGAGACGACACCGGGACCGACCGCTACTACTACTGGTCTTTCCATGAAGCGATCTTTGCAGAGGTTTCTTCAGAAGAGGAAGACCAGAGCCCAATCAACATCTCCTTATACTACTGTTCGTTATCAATATTGCAAGCAATAG